In Tiliqua scincoides isolate rTilSci1 chromosome 1, rTilSci1.hap2, whole genome shotgun sequence, the following are encoded in one genomic region:
- the SLC43A1 gene encoding large neutral amino acids transporter small subunit 3 isoform X4 has protein sequence MAPTLHQAYRRRWWMACTAVVENLFFSAVLLGWGSLLIMLKLEGFYSHLCTGENGTSELVLANVSHSWPSCVDQEEMLNLGFTIGSFLLSAATLPLGIFMDRLGPRPLRLLGSASFALSCALMAVAAYKPPVLSPLIFLGLSLNGFGGICLTFTSLTLPNMFGNLRSTFMALMIGSYASSAVTFPGVKLIYDLGVSFIIIMFVWSGLACLIFLNCVINWPKESFPAPEEANYTKKIKLSSLALDHKVTGDRFYMHVTVVGQRLSQKTPCLEEHGSLQDLHQGATKSFQGSTPFRRSVCSPIFLWSLFTMGMTQLRVIFYMAAMNKMLEFQVTGGQENVELKNKAEETVSFYSSIFGVMQLLCLLTCPFIGYVMDWRIKDCVDGPGNMGTDGTSGSERKAKPLKTRYRKIQKLTNAIRAFVITNLLLVGFGTTCLINSLPLQVSIQSLWNVDRSTVIDQCCICSPPTATLHGNGGATAW, from the exons ATGGCACCAACGCTGCATCAGGCATATCGCCGGCGCTGGTGGATGGCTTGCACTGCAGTGGTGGAAAATCTCTTCTTCTCTGCTGTTctgctgggctggggctcctTGCTCATCATGCTTAAACTTGAGGGATTCTACTCCCATTTGTGCACAG GTGAGAATGGCACCAGCGAGTTAGTGCTGGCTAATGTATCTCATTCTTGGCCCAGTTGTGTGGATCAGGAGGAAATGCTCAACTTGGGTTTCACCATTGGATCCTTTCTACTGAGTGCTGCCACCTTGCCTCTTGGGATATTCATGGACCGACTTGGCCCCAGGCCGCTCCGCTTGCTTGGCAG TGCCAGCTTTGCTCTTTCCTGTGCTCTCATGGCTGTGGCTGCCTACAAACCACCAG TTCTTTCCCCACTGATTTTCCTTGGCCTTTCCCTGAATGGCTTTGGTGGGATCTGCCTGACCTTCACCTCCCTAACT CTACCCAACATGTTTGGGAACCTGCGCTCTACTTTCATGGCCCTCATGATTGGCTCTTATGCTTCCTCTGCTGTTACCTTTCCAGGTGTCAAG CTGATCTATGACTTAGGAGtttcattcatcatcatcatgttcgTCTGGTCAGGTTTGGCTTGTCTCATCTTCCTCAACTGCGTGATCAACTGGCCCAAGGAGTCCTTCCCAGCTCCTGAGGAGGCCAACTACAC GAAGAAGATCAAACTGAGCAGCCTGGCCCTGGATCACAAGGTTACAGGCGACCGATTCTACATGCATGTGACTGTTGTGGGTCAGCGACTTAGCCAGAAAACGCCATGTCTGGAGGAGCATGGATCTCTGCAGGACCTTCATCAAGGGGCCACCAAGTCCTTCCAGG gcTCCACCCCCTTCCGCCGCAGCGTCTGCTCCCCCATCTTCCTGTGGAGTCTCTTCACAATGGGCATGACCCAGCTGCGTGTCATCTTCTACATGGCGGCCATGAACAAGATGCTAGAGTTCCAGGTGACCGGTGGCCAGGAGAATG TGGAGCTGAAGAATAAAGCAGAGGAAACAG TTAGTTTCTACTCCTCCATCTTTGGTGTCATGCAGTTACTATGTCTTCTCACTTGCCCCTTCATTGGCTACGTGATGGACTGGCGTATAAAGGACTGTGTGGATGGACCAGGAAATATGGGCACAGATGGGACCAGTGG GAGTGAGAGGAAAGCAAAGCCACTCAAAACGCGCTACCGTAAGATCCAGAAACTCACCAATGCTATCCGGGCCTTTGTCATAACCAATCTGCTGCTGGTGGGGTTTGGTACCACTTGTCTGATCAACAGCCTGCCCCTGCAG GTATCCATCCAATCACTTTGGAACGTTGACCGGTCTACAGTCATTGATCAGTGCTGTATTTGCTCTCCTCCAACAGCCACTCTTCATGGCAATGGTGGGGCCACTGCATGGTGA
- the SLC43A1 gene encoding large neutral amino acids transporter small subunit 3 isoform X2 gives MAPTLHQAYRRRWWMACTAVVENLFFSAVLLGWGSLLIMLKLEGFYSHLCTGENGTSELVLANVSHSWPSCVDQEEMLNLGFTIGSFLLSAATLPLGIFMDRLGPRPLRLLGSASFALSCALMAVAAYKPPVLSPLIFLGLSLNGFGGICLTFTSLTLPNMFGNLRSTFMALMIGSYASSAVTFPGVKLIYDLGVSFIIIMFVWSGLACLIFLNCVINWPKESFPAPEEANYTKKIKLSSLALDHKVTGDRFYMHVTVVGQRLSQKTPCLEEHGSLQDLHQGATKSFQGSTPFRRSVCSPIFLWSLFTMGMTQLRVIFYMAAMNKMLEFQVTGGQENVELKNKAEETVSFYSSIFGVMQLLCLLTCPFIGYVMDWRIKDCVDGPGNMGTDGTSGSERKAKPLKTRYRKIQKLTNAIRAFVITNLLLVGFGTTCLINSLPLQPLFMAMVGPLHGDPFWVNLSLLIFSFVGFLLPCYLYYFRRRLLQEQAAKEETPDQANGTQVKLQDSAAANGLLSNDGTAA, from the exons ATGGCACCAACGCTGCATCAGGCATATCGCCGGCGCTGGTGGATGGCTTGCACTGCAGTGGTGGAAAATCTCTTCTTCTCTGCTGTTctgctgggctggggctcctTGCTCATCATGCTTAAACTTGAGGGATTCTACTCCCATTTGTGCACAG GTGAGAATGGCACCAGCGAGTTAGTGCTGGCTAATGTATCTCATTCTTGGCCCAGTTGTGTGGATCAGGAGGAAATGCTCAACTTGGGTTTCACCATTGGATCCTTTCTACTGAGTGCTGCCACCTTGCCTCTTGGGATATTCATGGACCGACTTGGCCCCAGGCCGCTCCGCTTGCTTGGCAG TGCCAGCTTTGCTCTTTCCTGTGCTCTCATGGCTGTGGCTGCCTACAAACCACCAG TTCTTTCCCCACTGATTTTCCTTGGCCTTTCCCTGAATGGCTTTGGTGGGATCTGCCTGACCTTCACCTCCCTAACT CTACCCAACATGTTTGGGAACCTGCGCTCTACTTTCATGGCCCTCATGATTGGCTCTTATGCTTCCTCTGCTGTTACCTTTCCAGGTGTCAAG CTGATCTATGACTTAGGAGtttcattcatcatcatcatgttcgTCTGGTCAGGTTTGGCTTGTCTCATCTTCCTCAACTGCGTGATCAACTGGCCCAAGGAGTCCTTCCCAGCTCCTGAGGAGGCCAACTACAC GAAGAAGATCAAACTGAGCAGCCTGGCCCTGGATCACAAGGTTACAGGCGACCGATTCTACATGCATGTGACTGTTGTGGGTCAGCGACTTAGCCAGAAAACGCCATGTCTGGAGGAGCATGGATCTCTGCAGGACCTTCATCAAGGGGCCACCAAGTCCTTCCAGG gcTCCACCCCCTTCCGCCGCAGCGTCTGCTCCCCCATCTTCCTGTGGAGTCTCTTCACAATGGGCATGACCCAGCTGCGTGTCATCTTCTACATGGCGGCCATGAACAAGATGCTAGAGTTCCAGGTGACCGGTGGCCAGGAGAATG TGGAGCTGAAGAATAAAGCAGAGGAAACAG TTAGTTTCTACTCCTCCATCTTTGGTGTCATGCAGTTACTATGTCTTCTCACTTGCCCCTTCATTGGCTACGTGATGGACTGGCGTATAAAGGACTGTGTGGATGGACCAGGAAATATGGGCACAGATGGGACCAGTGG GAGTGAGAGGAAAGCAAAGCCACTCAAAACGCGCTACCGTAAGATCCAGAAACTCACCAATGCTATCCGGGCCTTTGTCATAACCAATCTGCTGCTGGTGGGGTTTGGTACCACTTGTCTGATCAACAGCCTGCCCCTGCAG CCACTCTTCATGGCAATGGTGGGGCCACTGCATGGTGATCCCTTTTGG GTGAACCTTTCCCTCCTCATCTTCTCTTTTGTGGGCTTCCTGCTCCCCTGCTATCTGTACTACTTCCGCCGAAGGCTTCTCCAGGAGCAAGCAGCAAAAGAGGAGACTCCAGATCAAGCAAATGGCACCCAAGTGAAACTCCAGGACAGTGCAGCTGCTAATGGCTTGTTGAGCAATGATGGCACCGCTGCATAA
- the SLC43A1 gene encoding large neutral amino acids transporter small subunit 3 isoform X1 — translation MAPTLHQAYRRRWWMACTAVVENLFFSAVLLGWGSLLIMLKLEGFYSHLCTGENGTSELVLANVSHSWPSCVDQEEMLNLGFTIGSFLLSAATLPLGIFMDRLGPRPLRLLGSASFALSCALMAVAAYKPPVLSPLIFLGLSLNGFGGICLTFTSLTLPNMFGNLRSTFMALMIGSYASSAVTFPGVKLIYDLGVSFIIIMFVWSGLACLIFLNCVINWPKESFPAPEEANYTKKIKLSSLALDHKVTGDRFYMHVTVVGQRLSQKTPCLEEHGSLQDLHQGATKSFQGSTPFRRSVCSPIFLWSLFTMGMTQLRVIFYMAAMNKMLEFQVTGGQENVELKNKAEETVSFYSSIFGVMQLLCLLTCPFIGYVMDWRIKDCVDGPGNMGTDGTSGSERKAKPLKTRYRKIQKLTNAIRAFVITNLLLVGFGTTCLINSLPLQYVTFILHTMVRGFFHSACGGLYAAVYPSNHFGTLTGLQSLISAVFALLQQPLFMAMVGPLHGDPFWVNLSLLIFSFVGFLLPCYLYYFRRRLLQEQAAKEETPDQANGTQVKLQDSAAANGLLSNDGTAA, via the exons ATGGCACCAACGCTGCATCAGGCATATCGCCGGCGCTGGTGGATGGCTTGCACTGCAGTGGTGGAAAATCTCTTCTTCTCTGCTGTTctgctgggctggggctcctTGCTCATCATGCTTAAACTTGAGGGATTCTACTCCCATTTGTGCACAG GTGAGAATGGCACCAGCGAGTTAGTGCTGGCTAATGTATCTCATTCTTGGCCCAGTTGTGTGGATCAGGAGGAAATGCTCAACTTGGGTTTCACCATTGGATCCTTTCTACTGAGTGCTGCCACCTTGCCTCTTGGGATATTCATGGACCGACTTGGCCCCAGGCCGCTCCGCTTGCTTGGCAG TGCCAGCTTTGCTCTTTCCTGTGCTCTCATGGCTGTGGCTGCCTACAAACCACCAG TTCTTTCCCCACTGATTTTCCTTGGCCTTTCCCTGAATGGCTTTGGTGGGATCTGCCTGACCTTCACCTCCCTAACT CTACCCAACATGTTTGGGAACCTGCGCTCTACTTTCATGGCCCTCATGATTGGCTCTTATGCTTCCTCTGCTGTTACCTTTCCAGGTGTCAAG CTGATCTATGACTTAGGAGtttcattcatcatcatcatgttcgTCTGGTCAGGTTTGGCTTGTCTCATCTTCCTCAACTGCGTGATCAACTGGCCCAAGGAGTCCTTCCCAGCTCCTGAGGAGGCCAACTACAC GAAGAAGATCAAACTGAGCAGCCTGGCCCTGGATCACAAGGTTACAGGCGACCGATTCTACATGCATGTGACTGTTGTGGGTCAGCGACTTAGCCAGAAAACGCCATGTCTGGAGGAGCATGGATCTCTGCAGGACCTTCATCAAGGGGCCACCAAGTCCTTCCAGG gcTCCACCCCCTTCCGCCGCAGCGTCTGCTCCCCCATCTTCCTGTGGAGTCTCTTCACAATGGGCATGACCCAGCTGCGTGTCATCTTCTACATGGCGGCCATGAACAAGATGCTAGAGTTCCAGGTGACCGGTGGCCAGGAGAATG TGGAGCTGAAGAATAAAGCAGAGGAAACAG TTAGTTTCTACTCCTCCATCTTTGGTGTCATGCAGTTACTATGTCTTCTCACTTGCCCCTTCATTGGCTACGTGATGGACTGGCGTATAAAGGACTGTGTGGATGGACCAGGAAATATGGGCACAGATGGGACCAGTGG GAGTGAGAGGAAAGCAAAGCCACTCAAAACGCGCTACCGTAAGATCCAGAAACTCACCAATGCTATCCGGGCCTTTGTCATAACCAATCTGCTGCTGGTGGGGTTTGGTACCACTTGTCTGATCAACAGCCTGCCCCTGCAG TATGTGACCTTCATCCTTCATACCATGGTGCGTGGTTTCTTCCATTCTGCCTGTGGAGGCCTCTATGCTGCAGT GTATCCATCCAATCACTTTGGAACGTTGACCGGTCTACAGTCATTGATCAGTGCTGTATTTGCTCTCCTCCAACAGCCACTCTTCATGGCAATGGTGGGGCCACTGCATGGTGATCCCTTTTGG GTGAACCTTTCCCTCCTCATCTTCTCTTTTGTGGGCTTCCTGCTCCCCTGCTATCTGTACTACTTCCGCCGAAGGCTTCTCCAGGAGCAAGCAGCAAAAGAGGAGACTCCAGATCAAGCAAATGGCACCCAAGTGAAACTCCAGGACAGTGCAGCTGCTAATGGCTTGTTGAGCAATGATGGCACCGCTGCATAA
- the SLC43A1 gene encoding large neutral amino acids transporter small subunit 3 isoform X3 — protein MAPTLHQAYRRRWWMACTAVVENLFFSAVLLGWGSLLIMLKLEGFYSHLCTGENGTSELVLANVSHSWPSCVDQEEMLNLGFTIGSFLLSAATLPLGIFMDRLGPRPLRLLGSASFALSCALMAVAAYKPPVLSPLIFLGLSLNGFGGICLTFTSLTLPNMFGNLRSTFMALMIGSYASSAVTFPGVKLIYDLGVSFIIIMFVWSGLACLIFLNCVINWPKESFPAPEEANYTKKIKLSSLALDHKVTGDRFYMHVTVVGQRLSQKTPCLEEHGSLQDLHQGATKSFQGSTPFRRSVCSPIFLWSLFTMGMTQLRVIFYMAAMNKMLEFQVTGGQENVELKNKAEETVSFYSSIFGVMQLLCLLTCPFIGYVMDWRIKDCVDGPGNMGTDGTSGSERKAKPLKTRYRKIQKLTNAIRAFVITNLLLVGFGTTCLINSLPLQYVTFILHTMVRGFFHSACGGLYAAVHSSWQWWGHCMVIPFG, from the exons ATGGCACCAACGCTGCATCAGGCATATCGCCGGCGCTGGTGGATGGCTTGCACTGCAGTGGTGGAAAATCTCTTCTTCTCTGCTGTTctgctgggctggggctcctTGCTCATCATGCTTAAACTTGAGGGATTCTACTCCCATTTGTGCACAG GTGAGAATGGCACCAGCGAGTTAGTGCTGGCTAATGTATCTCATTCTTGGCCCAGTTGTGTGGATCAGGAGGAAATGCTCAACTTGGGTTTCACCATTGGATCCTTTCTACTGAGTGCTGCCACCTTGCCTCTTGGGATATTCATGGACCGACTTGGCCCCAGGCCGCTCCGCTTGCTTGGCAG TGCCAGCTTTGCTCTTTCCTGTGCTCTCATGGCTGTGGCTGCCTACAAACCACCAG TTCTTTCCCCACTGATTTTCCTTGGCCTTTCCCTGAATGGCTTTGGTGGGATCTGCCTGACCTTCACCTCCCTAACT CTACCCAACATGTTTGGGAACCTGCGCTCTACTTTCATGGCCCTCATGATTGGCTCTTATGCTTCCTCTGCTGTTACCTTTCCAGGTGTCAAG CTGATCTATGACTTAGGAGtttcattcatcatcatcatgttcgTCTGGTCAGGTTTGGCTTGTCTCATCTTCCTCAACTGCGTGATCAACTGGCCCAAGGAGTCCTTCCCAGCTCCTGAGGAGGCCAACTACAC GAAGAAGATCAAACTGAGCAGCCTGGCCCTGGATCACAAGGTTACAGGCGACCGATTCTACATGCATGTGACTGTTGTGGGTCAGCGACTTAGCCAGAAAACGCCATGTCTGGAGGAGCATGGATCTCTGCAGGACCTTCATCAAGGGGCCACCAAGTCCTTCCAGG gcTCCACCCCCTTCCGCCGCAGCGTCTGCTCCCCCATCTTCCTGTGGAGTCTCTTCACAATGGGCATGACCCAGCTGCGTGTCATCTTCTACATGGCGGCCATGAACAAGATGCTAGAGTTCCAGGTGACCGGTGGCCAGGAGAATG TGGAGCTGAAGAATAAAGCAGAGGAAACAG TTAGTTTCTACTCCTCCATCTTTGGTGTCATGCAGTTACTATGTCTTCTCACTTGCCCCTTCATTGGCTACGTGATGGACTGGCGTATAAAGGACTGTGTGGATGGACCAGGAAATATGGGCACAGATGGGACCAGTGG GAGTGAGAGGAAAGCAAAGCCACTCAAAACGCGCTACCGTAAGATCCAGAAACTCACCAATGCTATCCGGGCCTTTGTCATAACCAATCTGCTGCTGGTGGGGTTTGGTACCACTTGTCTGATCAACAGCCTGCCCCTGCAG TATGTGACCTTCATCCTTCATACCATGGTGCGTGGTTTCTTCCATTCTGCCTGTGGAGGCCTCTATGCTGCAGT CCACTCTTCATGGCAATGGTGGGGCCACTGCATGGTGATCCCTTTTGG GTGA